In Arsenicicoccus dermatophilus, a genomic segment contains:
- a CDS encoding sterol carrier family protein, with translation MPPRRRIPVAQGREALVRWLAGPDAADRSTTATAVRHLLEELEQRHPGRSLEVRVPPFGAVQCVEGPVHTRGTPPSVVETDAATWLRVATGALAWDDAVAGGLVRASGQRSAIGSLLPLVPPPSIPREG, from the coding sequence ATGCCTCCCCGCCGCCGCATCCCCGTCGCCCAGGGCCGCGAGGCGCTGGTCCGGTGGCTCGCCGGGCCCGATGCCGCCGACCGCTCCACCACCGCCACCGCGGTGCGCCACCTGCTGGAGGAGCTGGAGCAGCGGCACCCCGGCCGCAGCCTGGAGGTGCGGGTGCCGCCCTTCGGGGCGGTGCAGTGCGTCGAGGGTCCGGTGCACACGCGCGGCACCCCGCCGAGCGTGGTGGAGACCGACGCGGCGACCTGGCTACGGGTGGCGACCGGCGCCCTGGCCTGGGACGACGCGGTGGCCGGGGGGCTGGTGCGGGCGAGCGGCCAGCGCTCGGCGATCGGCTCGCTGCTGCCCCTGGTCCCCCCCCCGTCGATCCCCCGGGAGGGTTGA
- a CDS encoding LLM class flavin-dependent oxidoreductase: MTTVGTDAAETAAAGTHPATHAGEAPPRPGIRLGLTILPEHRWRDAEPRWRAADDMGWDHLWTYDHLTWSGLPDAPWFSTVSTLTAAALVTSRARLGTFVASPNFRHPGAFVRDVLSLDDVSEGRLLLGLGTGGELDSRKLGGPELTVRQRVDRFEEFARLLDRLLREDHVDHRGTYFTCVDVRTLPVPACRPPFVMAGNGPRAQRLAVELGDAWVTTGLHGDDEDAWWRSLRELSGRLDELAPPAGFRRYVHADPAHRFALESADRFEDVVGRLGALGFTDVITHWPRPEGPCAGDERVLAQVASRLLGR; encoded by the coding sequence ATGACCACCGTCGGCACGGACGCCGCCGAGACCGCTGCTGCCGGGACGCACCCGGCGACGCACGCCGGCGAGGCGCCGCCCCGCCCCGGCATACGCCTGGGTCTGACGATCCTGCCCGAGCACCGCTGGCGCGACGCCGAGCCGCGGTGGCGGGCAGCCGACGACATGGGCTGGGACCACCTGTGGACCTACGACCACCTCACCTGGTCGGGCCTGCCGGACGCGCCGTGGTTCTCCACCGTGTCCACGCTGACCGCCGCGGCGCTGGTGACCTCGCGGGCTCGGCTGGGGACTTTCGTGGCGAGCCCGAACTTCCGCCACCCGGGCGCCTTCGTGCGCGACGTGCTGTCTCTCGACGACGTGTCCGAGGGCCGGCTGCTGCTCGGCCTGGGCACGGGCGGCGAGCTGGACTCCCGCAAGCTCGGTGGGCCCGAGCTCACCGTGCGGCAGCGGGTCGACCGCTTCGAGGAGTTCGCGCGGCTGCTCGACCGGCTGCTGCGGGAGGATCACGTCGACCACCGGGGCACGTACTTCACGTGCGTGGACGTGCGCACCCTCCCGGTGCCTGCTTGCCGGCCACCCTTCGTCATGGCGGGCAACGGGCCACGCGCCCAGCGCCTGGCCGTGGAGCTCGGGGACGCCTGGGTGACGACGGGGCTGCACGGGGACGACGAGGATGCCTGGTGGCGCAGCCTGCGCGAGCTCTCGGGCCGCCTGGACGAGCTCGCCCCGCCCGCGGGCTTCCGTCGCTACGTCCACGCCGACCCGGCGCACCGCTTCGCGCTGGAGTCGGCCGACCGCTTCGAGGACGTCGTGGGCCGGCTCGGCGCGCTGGGCTTCACCGACGTCATCACCCACTGGCCGCGGCCCGAAGGACCCTGTGCGGGGGACGAGCGGGTCCTCGCGCAGGTGGCCTCCCGGCTGCTCGGCCGCTGA
- the purF gene encoding amidophosphoribosyltransferase, giving the protein MARGDGRLNHDILPGESGPQDACGVFGVWAPGEEVGKLAYYGLYALQHRGQESAGIATSDGSRMLVYKDMGLVSQVFDETSLGSLTGHLAIGHTRYSTTGASRWENAQPTLGGTEHHTIALAHNGNLINTEELREVLASRHVDGFGDAGGEMRRGNTTDTAIVTSLLGSRGEDVSLEEAALADLPLIKGAYCFVFMDEQTLYAARDPQGVRPLVIGRLERGWVVASETAALDIVGASFVREVEPGELVVIDESGLRAQSFAEPVRKGCVFEYVYLARPDTTIAGRGVHAARVEMGRRLAQEHPVEADMVMPSPESGTPAAIGYAEQSGIAYGQGLVKNAYVGRTFIAPSQTIRQLGIRLKLNPLREVIKGQRLVVVDDSIVRGNTQRALVRMLREAGAAEVHVRISSPPVRWPCFYGIDFASRAELIATGLDVEAVRQAIGADSLGYISEEGMVGATEQPRDRLCTACFSGEYPLGVPRDQEKVLGTPHEADTPRGATV; this is encoded by the coding sequence GTGGCACGAGGTGACGGTCGACTCAATCACGACATCCTTCCCGGAGAGTCCGGCCCTCAGGACGCCTGCGGCGTCTTCGGGGTCTGGGCGCCCGGCGAGGAGGTCGGCAAGCTCGCCTACTACGGGCTCTACGCGCTGCAGCACCGCGGCCAGGAGTCGGCGGGGATCGCCACCTCCGACGGCTCGCGGATGCTCGTCTACAAGGACATGGGCCTGGTCTCGCAGGTCTTCGACGAGACCTCCCTCGGCTCGCTGACCGGGCACCTGGCGATCGGGCACACGCGCTACTCCACGACCGGCGCCAGCCGCTGGGAGAACGCCCAGCCCACGCTCGGCGGCACCGAGCACCACACCATCGCGCTCGCCCACAACGGCAACCTCATCAACACCGAGGAGCTGCGCGAGGTCCTGGCCTCCCGCCACGTCGACGGCTTCGGCGACGCGGGCGGGGAGATGCGCCGTGGCAACACCACCGACACCGCCATCGTCACCTCGCTGCTCGGCAGCCGCGGCGAGGACGTCTCCCTCGAGGAGGCCGCCCTCGCGGACCTGCCCCTGATCAAGGGCGCCTACTGCTTCGTCTTCATGGACGAGCAGACCCTGTATGCCGCGCGAGACCCGCAGGGGGTCCGCCCGCTCGTCATCGGCCGCCTGGAGCGCGGCTGGGTCGTGGCCTCGGAGACGGCGGCGCTGGACATCGTGGGTGCGAGCTTCGTGCGCGAGGTGGAGCCCGGCGAGCTGGTCGTCATCGACGAGTCGGGGCTGCGGGCGCAGTCCTTCGCCGAGCCGGTCCGCAAGGGCTGCGTGTTCGAGTACGTCTACCTCGCCCGCCCGGACACCACCATCGCGGGGCGCGGGGTCCACGCCGCCCGCGTCGAGATGGGTCGCCGCCTGGCCCAGGAGCACCCGGTCGAGGCCGACATGGTGATGCCCTCGCCCGAGTCGGGGACGCCTGCGGCGATCGGGTATGCCGAGCAGTCCGGCATCGCCTACGGCCAGGGGCTGGTCAAGAACGCCTATGTCGGCCGCACCTTCATCGCTCCCTCGCAGACGATCCGGCAGCTGGGCATCCGGCTCAAGCTCAATCCCCTGCGCGAGGTCATCAAGGGCCAGCGCCTGGTGGTCGTGGACGACTCCATCGTCCGCGGCAACACCCAGCGGGCGCTGGTCCGGATGCTGCGCGAGGCCGGCGCCGCGGAGGTGCACGTCCGCATCTCCTCGCCGCCGGTGCGCTGGCCGTGCTTCTACGGCATCGACTTCGCGAGCCGCGCCGAGCTGATCGCGACCGGTCTGGACGTGGAGGCGGTGCGCCAGGCGATCGGTGCCGACAGTCTCGGATACATCAGCGAGGAGGGCATGGTGGGCGCGACCGAGCAGCCCCGCGACCGGCTGTGCACCGCGTGCTTCTCGGGGGAGTATCCCCTCGGCGTTCCCCGCGACCAGGAGAAGGTCCTGGGCACCCCGCACGAGGCCGACACCCCGCGCGGTGCCACCGTCTGA
- the purM gene encoding phosphoribosylformylglycinamidine cyclo-ligase: MSEPITYASAGVDVEAGDRAVELMKDSVRRATRPEVLGGLGGFAGMFDASALAGMRRPVLATSTDGVGTKVAIAQAMDRHDTIGFDLVGMVVDDIVVCGAEPLFMTDYIATGKVVPERIAAIVSGIAAACEQAGVALVGGETAEHPGLLDPDEYDCAGAATGVVEHDEVLGPQRVRAGDVVLGMASSGLHSNGYSLVRRVFSAAGWDYERPVAELGATLGESLLTPTRVYSRDLLALIRAEGVDIHALSHVTGGGLAANLARVLPQGVLATLDRSTWTPAPIFELVQRLGQVPQADLERTLNMGVGFVAVLPEESVDRALAVCAERDLPAWVMGRVADRGSVTPAEGHEVVHGAKGVDGGAVQLLGAYAG; this comes from the coding sequence ATGAGCGAGCCCATCACCTATGCGTCCGCGGGCGTCGACGTCGAGGCCGGTGACCGCGCCGTCGAGCTGATGAAGGACTCGGTGCGCCGCGCCACCCGCCCGGAGGTGCTGGGCGGGCTCGGCGGCTTCGCCGGGATGTTCGACGCGTCCGCGCTGGCCGGGATGCGGCGCCCGGTGCTGGCGACCTCCACGGACGGGGTCGGCACCAAGGTCGCGATCGCCCAGGCGATGGACCGCCACGACACCATCGGCTTCGACCTGGTCGGCATGGTCGTCGACGACATCGTGGTGTGCGGGGCCGAGCCGCTGTTCATGACCGACTACATCGCCACCGGCAAGGTCGTGCCCGAGCGCATCGCCGCCATCGTGTCCGGCATCGCGGCGGCCTGCGAGCAGGCGGGGGTGGCCCTCGTCGGCGGGGAGACCGCCGAGCATCCGGGCCTGCTCGACCCGGACGAGTACGACTGCGCCGGGGCGGCCACCGGGGTGGTGGAGCACGACGAGGTGCTCGGACCCCAGCGGGTCCGCGCGGGCGACGTCGTCCTCGGGATGGCGAGCTCCGGCCTGCACTCCAACGGCTACTCCCTGGTGCGCCGGGTCTTCTCGGCCGCCGGGTGGGACTACGAGCGGCCCGTGGCCGAGCTCGGCGCGACGCTGGGGGAGTCGCTGCTGACGCCCACCCGGGTCTACTCCCGCGACCTGCTGGCGCTGATCCGCGCCGAGGGCGTCGACATCCACGCCCTCTCCCACGTCACCGGTGGCGGGCTGGCCGCCAACCTCGCCCGGGTCCTGCCGCAGGGCGTCCTGGCGACCCTGGACCGCTCGACCTGGACGCCGGCGCCGATCTTCGAGCTCGTGCAGCGCCTCGGGCAGGTGCCGCAGGCCGACCTGGAGCGCACCCTCAACATGGGCGTGGGCTTCGTCGCGGTGCTGCCCGAGGAGTCGGTCGACCGCGCGCTGGCGGTGTGCGCCGAGCGTGACCTGCCGGCGTGGGTGATGGGCCGGGTCGCGGACCGGGGGAGCGTCACGCCTGCC